From the genome of Lentilactobacillus buchneri, one region includes:
- a CDS encoding acetyl-CoA carboxylase carboxyltransferase subunit beta, whose amino-acid sequence MLRSRFNMPSHEELVKRMDAIPDHVLRECPICHATFFSLRAGSTKTCPNCGYGFRITAKRRAKITFDSFDEIDKSMTVPDQYTDEKYLAKVKKAKKVTGINESVLTGIGTLDKQQVGVGIMDPFFVMGSLGSSTGEKITRLFEEATRKKLPVIMFTASGGARMQEGIHSLMQMAKVSGAVAEHSRAGLLYVVVLCDPTTGGVTASFAMDGDVILAEPHALVGFAGRRVIEQTIMQKPPKDFQSAETVMAHGFIDAIVPRKQMKATLSRLISLHTKENVYGR is encoded by the coding sequence ATGCTACGCAGTCGGTTTAATATGCCAAGCCATGAAGAACTGGTAAAGCGGATGGATGCCATTCCCGATCATGTGCTGCGGGAATGCCCAATTTGTCACGCAACCTTTTTTTCATTAAGGGCTGGCAGCACGAAAACCTGTCCCAATTGTGGTTATGGTTTTCGAATCACGGCCAAACGACGGGCCAAAATTACCTTTGATTCATTTGATGAAATTGACAAATCAATGACGGTTCCGGACCAGTACACTGATGAAAAGTATTTGGCCAAGGTGAAAAAGGCTAAAAAAGTCACCGGAATCAACGAAAGTGTCCTCACGGGTATTGGCACCCTTGATAAGCAGCAGGTCGGTGTGGGCATCATGGATCCATTCTTTGTCATGGGCAGTCTGGGAAGTTCAACCGGTGAGAAGATTACGCGATTGTTCGAAGAAGCGACCCGGAAAAAATTGCCGGTGATCATGTTTACCGCTTCCGGCGGTGCCCGGATGCAAGAGGGAATTCATTCGCTGATGCAGATGGCCAAAGTATCGGGGGCGGTTGCGGAACACAGCCGGGCCGGACTATTGTATGTCGTTGTCTTATGCGATCCCACGACTGGCGGGGTCACCGCCAGTTTTGCCATGGATGGTGATGTCATTTTAGCAGAGCCTCACGCGTTGGTCGGATTTGCCGGCCGGCGAGTGATCGAACAGACGATTATGCAAAAGCCCCCCAAAGACTTTCAGAGTGCTGAAACGGTGATGGCTCATGGCTTTATCGATGCGATTGTGCCGCGTAAACAAATGAAAGCAACTTTGAGTCGCTTAATTTCTCTGCACACAAAGGAGAACGTCTATGGCAGATAA
- the fabI gene encoding enoyl-ACP reductase FabI: protein MSGFLDGKTIVIMGVANKRSIAWGCTQAILDQGAKVILTYQNDRIKKSLERFVPDDLDLIECDVADDANVKQAFETIGNQYGKIDGVIHAIAYADKDTLTSGLVNTTKDGYDLAQNISAYSLIAVARYAQPVLNNPASILTLTYFGSTRAIPNYNMMGVAKAALEANVRYLASDLGENGIRVNAISAGAVKTLAVTGIKHHGELLKESESRTVDQKSVTTSEIGNVAAFLMSDLSTGMTGDVVYVDKGVHLI from the coding sequence ATGAGTGGCTTTTTAGATGGAAAGACAATCGTCATCATGGGGGTTGCAAATAAACGCAGTATCGCCTGGGGCTGTACCCAAGCGATTTTGGATCAAGGCGCCAAGGTTATTTTGACCTATCAAAATGACCGCATTAAAAAAAGTTTGGAACGCTTTGTGCCGGACGACTTGGATTTGATCGAGTGTGATGTTGCCGATGACGCAAACGTTAAGCAGGCTTTTGAAACTATCGGCAATCAGTATGGCAAAATTGATGGGGTCATTCATGCCATTGCTTATGCTGACAAGGATACTTTGACTTCCGGACTGGTCAACACGACCAAGGACGGTTATGATTTGGCACAAAACATCAGTGCTTATTCACTGATTGCCGTGGCACGTTATGCCCAACCGGTCTTGAATAATCCAGCCAGCATTTTAACTTTGACCTACTTTGGCTCAACCCGGGCAATTCCAAATTACAACATGATGGGTGTTGCCAAGGCCGCTTTGGAAGCCAACGTGCGTTACCTGGCATCTGATCTCGGCGAAAATGGCATTCGTGTCAACGCAATTTCTGCCGGCGCGGTTAAAACCTTAGCAGTTACTGGGATTAAACATCATGGTGAATTGTTGAAGGAATCCGAGTCACGGACAGTTGATCAAAAGAGCGTCACCACCAGTGAAATTGGTAACGTCGCCGCCTTTTTGATGAGTGACCTGTCAACTGGGATGACCGGTGACGTGGTCTACGTTGATAAAGGTGTCCATTTAATTTAA
- the accA gene encoding carboxyltransferase subunit alpha, with translation MADKTAYQRVKAARRPDKITTAELINHLTSDFFEQYGDRLEADDPAIIGGIGLLNDKPITVVGIQKGSDTDENIARHFGSPTPQGYRKALRLMKQAEKFHRPILALVNTPGAWPDVESEYHGQGSAVAQNIIQGMQLRVPYITIIVGEGGSGGALALSCGDRVFMFEDSIYSVLSPEGYASIMWKDSSKVKEAAEELKLTPEALLADGIIDKIIHEYQPGEDLSALRDFLDQEFSQLAKLPIDDLVDRRNQRYRNF, from the coding sequence ATGGCAGATAAAACAGCATATCAGCGGGTGAAAGCAGCTCGCCGTCCTGATAAAATCACGACTGCCGAGTTGATCAATCATTTAACCAGTGACTTTTTTGAACAGTATGGCGATCGACTGGAAGCCGATGATCCGGCAATCATTGGCGGTATTGGCTTGTTGAATGATAAACCAATCACAGTAGTCGGGATTCAAAAGGGATCAGATACCGATGAGAATATTGCCAGACATTTTGGCAGTCCAACGCCTCAAGGTTATCGCAAGGCGTTGCGGTTGATGAAGCAGGCAGAGAAATTTCATCGGCCAATTTTAGCGCTGGTGAATACCCCCGGTGCTTGGCCAGATGTTGAATCCGAGTATCATGGTCAAGGGTCCGCGGTGGCACAAAATATTATTCAGGGGATGCAGCTCAGGGTGCCATATATCACCATCATCGTTGGTGAAGGCGGCTCTGGTGGTGCTTTGGCACTGTCCTGTGGCGATCGGGTCTTCATGTTTGAAGACAGCATTTATTCGGTGCTCTCACCGGAAGGATACGCCAGCATCATGTGGAAAGATTCATCCAAGGTCAAGGAAGCCGCAGAAGAACTCAAATTAACTCCAGAAGCATTATTAGCAGATGGCATTATTGATAAAATTATTCATGAGTATCAACCCGGGGAAGATTTGAGTGCGTTACGTGACTTCTTGGATCAGGAATTTTCTCAATTGGCCAAGTTACCAATTGATGATTTGGTGGACCGTCGAAATCAACGTTACCGGAATTTTTAA